CATCACTATCCCGTCATCGCAGACCGATGAAGAGAGCCTGATGCTCTCAGCCCTCGACGCCGGCGCGGAGGACATCGAACAGGTTGGGGACGAGTTTCAGGTGACGACCCCACCCGATAGACTCGAAACTGTTCGTGCTGCACTGGAGGCTTCCGGATTGACCCCGGAGTCCGCCGAACTGGCGCAAATTCCGCAGAATTACGTCCCGGTCTCGAGCGAGCAGGCACGGTCAGTAATCAAGTTGATGGAGATCCTCGACGAGCACGACGACGTGCAAAAGGTCTGGTCGAACTTCGACATTCCGGATGAACTTATGGCGGCGCTCTGATCGTCTTCGGTATAGATCCCGGACTCACCGCCACCGGCTGGGGCGTCGTCGCCCGGCAAGGCAGTCGCATAACCCCCCTCGAATGGGGGGTTATTCACTCTGGTGCCGGAGACTTGGCCGTCCGTTTGCGACGCATCTACTTTGAACTTCTCAGCGTGTTGGAGAGGCATCGCCCGGAGTTGATTGCCGTCGAGGAGATTTTCGTCGCCCGGGACCCAAGAGCCGCGCTGCGTATGGGTCATGCCCGCGGCGTTGCACTGCTTGCATCAGCGACGTTGGAGCACTCCAGGGTCGTCGAATATCCGGCGAATACGGTCAAGCAGGCTGTTGCCGGCCGCGGTGGTGCGGCTAAGGAGCAGGTCCGGTATATGGTGGGAAAGTTGCTTGCGCTCGATATGACCAACGTGGCAGAAGACGCCTCGGATGCGCTGGCGGTAGCCATTTGCGGGGCTTTGAAAGGTTCCTCAATCGTCATCCCGTCATAGAACAGTCTTGTCATAGAACCTGGAGGGCTGCTTCGTCCCGCCTCCAAGCAAAGCCCTCACCATCTACCGCCGCCTCAAGACGAGGTTGTAGTGATGACCAACCTATCCTTCCCCACTTCTACCAAAACCTTCGAGCCTTCCCGCACCTCACCAGAGATGATCATACGGCTGAGCGGCGTTTCGATAGTTCGCTGAAGGTAGCGTTTGAGCGGTCTCGCGCCATATTGCGGATCGTAGGCTTCACGAGCCACCAATGCCCGTGCCGCAGGTGTCAACTCCAGGCTGATCCCCATTTCCGCCAGCCGCTTGGAGAGCCCCTCAACCTGTAGTTCGACGATCTTCTCCAACTGTTCCGGTGTAAGCGGCTCAAAGAACAACATCCCGTCGATGCGGTTGAGAAACTCCGGCGAAAAGTGCATCCGCACCGATACCATCACCCTCTGTTTCGTATCAGGTTGGGTGCTATCCGCCCCGCCGAGGTTCGAGGTCATGATCACCACCGTATTGCGAAAGTCAACTGTCCGCCCGTGACCGTCGGTGAGCCGGCCGTCGTCGAGCAGTTGAAGCAGCAGCGCAAAGACGTCGTGGTGCGCCTTTTCGATTTCGTCAAG
Above is a genomic segment from Calditrichota bacterium containing:
- the ruvC gene encoding crossover junction endodeoxyribonuclease RuvC, which gives rise to MIVFGIDPGLTATGWGVVARQGSRITPLEWGVIHSGAGDLAVRLRRIYFELLSVLERHRPELIAVEEIFVARDPRAALRMGHARGVALLASATLEHSRVVEYPANTVKQAVAGRGGAAKEQVRYMVGKLLALDMTNVAEDASDALAVAICGALKGSSIVIPS